TGTCAGAAGGCTTATTAATAGCTTGCCATGAGACAGACGTGCCTTCAGGAACTAAATAGATGTCCAAGAATCCCAGCAAGGAGTATGTCCCAAACAGCCAAGATCTCTTCGGCTCAGTTTACAGCCAGCTGGAGATACTACTAAATAGTTAGCCAGAATATGACAGCACTTAAGAGGAGACCTTATCCCAGAAGTGTTTGTATTTATCTTATAGTTTGTCCTACTAGTATTCAGTCACTGACCACATGAGATTCCTGCAGCAGGAAACAGCTATATTTGTACTTAGACATCTCcatggtgttttggggttttttttgttagtggtgttttttttttttttttcttgtggtgtTTTTAAGAGAAAGCTAATGTAGAAATCTAAGATCCTTTAAAACCCcttctgcctctttcttcccccccgcccccaaattCTCATGCCACAGACCAGCTGCTTTCCCACCTTGGTATTTGAAGCTTCTAGCTTCTGTCCTTTTCTATGTCTTTGCATCATCATGCAACagcatgaaaaaatgaaatacgctaaaatgaagaaacaacTTTTGAAAGGTCACTAGGTGTAATTGTGGATAACATTTAGATTACTGTCCTGACTTCCTTTAGAATCTGAGGAGTCTCAATGACCTAAAGTTACGGGGGTAATTGTATAACTTTTATAGCTCCAGtaatttctttaaggaaaatataCTTAGAGAATGAAATTGTGCCTCAAATGCATAGGCTGACACACTTTATCCTGCTGCCTGTTGAGTCCACAGTGTACTAGGAACTTTCTTTCACTAATGACATCTTAAAGGAcatatttctctgtattcatCTCACATTTTAGAAGGATGAAACAActagttttgtatttctttggaCCTCCAGCCACATTTATTGTGTACTTTGAGTTGTATGTCCTATTTAAGATTTGTTTGCAATGTTGAGccaagtaattaaaatattacaattgAGCAGTTGCACTCATCACCCCCTTAACAacattcatttctttaaaatcaattaCTATCTGCTATATTAATCTGTTACTTTATTCATTTGCCTTTCCTACATCCTGCTGTTACCATTATAAATATAATATCTCCCTCCTTTAGTCTTGTAGTGCTGCTGGAGAGTAGCGTCATCCTCAGCTTACTGACACTTCAAAAGTCTCTCCTTTGTTCATTTAGATAAGTAAAATAAAGCACGTACCTATAAAACACAGTAGGATTGTTAGGAAAATTCcatcagtgttttgaaaaaactgttttcttctgttctcaaATGTAAGCACTATCATATCTAAGCCTTTACTTACATATCAAGTATCtagcaaaaagctttttaaagtgGAGAAGCAAAAAGTTAAGCTGTTTCACAGAATATTAGCTCGACCCATGCTATCATCTGGGCTTACAAGATTCAGGACCTTTTCAGGATATACCCTGAACGGTTAGAGAACCTTCCCTTTGACAGCCAGGTCTTCCATCATGGAGAAAAACCCTTTAGTTGATGAGTTCCAAGTCCATCTGAGGATATATGAACAAAAAAAGGGCACATTAAGTCTTGTCAGTGGCCCTGGTAGTTCCCCTGCTTTAAAGCCATTGGTGACATTCTATTTTTAAGTCTTATATAGTGCACCTAACTCTGTGAGCAGTGGCCTTGAAACTCATTTACCAATCACAGCTATGTTAGCTACTGACTGATGAGTGTTGAACACATAGTAGTGACCCATTGCTTCTTCACATTAAGGACAATTCTCACCCCTGAAAGCTATTTTATACCCCAATGTTCTGCAGCCATTGCAATGAATTGGAGGTGTGGTACGGTGTTACTTTTGTGCTATCAGTAGGTGCTGGACAGCAAAACCTAGAAACAGTGTTCTGAGAAATATTACTTTATATACGCTAtatataaaatgagaaaattcagaaatacgTGTTCAGTTTCTTCTTGCTTCTGTACAGAAGAATAATCTCATTCCAAGGCTGTTGGAATGTGGAGTCCTGTTAATAACATTAATGAACCAAAATCAGAGTGCTGAGCATAGTTTGCCCCATGCTGCATGGTGGCAATTTTCAAAGCTTGCTTGGAACAGGTATTTTTCAATAGGGTACCATCCACTGAAAAGAGATGAACAGTGGAAGTCTGACCCAAGGGCTCCCAAACTCCCATAGATGGATAGGTGTCCTTTGCTGAGTCTGCTGGCTGAATATTGTGAAAATCTTAGGGCAGATGCATGTTGTGTACTATTAGTGAGAGGGGCAAACAGTCCTCTATGAAGAGTGTTATCCTTCAGGAAAGGAGTGTAAGTGGCAATAGGCAAGCAATGTAGTTGTTGTcttcatagactcatagaatcgtttaggttggaaaagacctttaagatcatccagtccaaccattaacctacactaccaagtctactctaagccaatcaagggtagactagaataaaccatgtcccaaagtgccacatctacccgttttttgaacacttccagggatggggactccaccacctctctgggcagcctgttccaatgcttgaccaccctttccgtaaaggaatttttcctgatttccaaactaaacctcctctggcgcagcttgaggccatttcctctcgtcctgtcgctaactacttgggagaagagaccaacacccacctcactacaacctcctttcaggtagttgtagagagcgataaggtctcccctcagcctcctcttctccaggctaaaccaccccagttccctcagccgctcctcataaggcctgtgctccagacccttcaccagctttgttgcccttctctggacacgctccagcacctcaatgtctttcttgtagtgaggggcccaaaactggacacagtattccaggtgcggcctcaccagtgctgagtacaggggaacaatcacctccctgctcctgctggccacagcattcctgatacaagccaggatgctgttggccttcttggccacctgggcacactgctgcctcatgttcagccggctgtctaccaacaccttCCAGTTTGTTGTTCTTATTTCTGTAAATCAGTAAGGTAGCTGGTATACAATGGAGTGCCATCTTAACACTTGAGTTTTGCTGAGtgttttcacttattttttgttttgagaagcAATCGCATTTGAATCTAAGAAGTCAGCAAGAATCTCCGCTTCTCATAAAACCAGAGATACCGCAAGTAGTTGCTACTTCAAGTGAATTCTTACAGAAGGCTGACTCACTGAGAGGCAGTATCTGTAGCTTATTTACTGCTCTGTAAGCAGCAGTACTTCTTGGCTCCCACTGAGTTCATAACTCAACAAGAGTGAGTAACTGTTTGCTTACATAGAGACAAGAGTTCCCTTTTCCCCGTTGATGCAATACCTCCTCTGTTAGTATGGGTTCAACAAAAGTGGGCGTTTGTGCTTCACGTGCAAGGCAGAGGTTCCCAGGGAGTTTGAAACCATTCCTCCAATCTTTTTGCCACATCAAACACTATAATTCCAGTAATTGCAATTAATTCAAGCACAGTAACATCAAAATATCTAGAAAACATATAGGCAGGAATGTTCCAACAGAAGCATTTGGGTTATTAAACTTTTATCCCTTGGAAGGAAACAGTAGTTCACAGTTGAGGAACTTCTaagttacacagaaaaaaactgcCATTAGCATGTCAGTATCCAAAGGGTGATTTATACCAATAACTTCTTCAGTAAGCAAGGTTTCAGGCTGACCAAAAATCTTCATAATACTAGTTTGCTGTTATTGCTATTTCTCTAAGTGGGCCTTTTTTCTACTTTAGCAGAGTCATCAATATGTTCAAGACATATATTTGAAAGGTGGGGAACTAGTAGAAGAGTTGcaactttttgaaaatacaaagctTGTATTTTCCTGTGGCATATCTGGAAAGTAATAAAGGGTATGTATGACttcgtggttttttttttaaacttctgcttAAGTTATGAAGTATTGATCGTTTTCAGCAGCCTAGACAAATTCACTATCAAAACACCCGACTGAAACATATCTAAGACTATAGGTGAAGCAGACATGAAGATGAGAGTGGAGTTTCAATTAAACTTGAATGATTTCTAGTTTGGATCAAGAATTGTTATAATAATTGAGAATGTAAAAGTATCAGAAGTATTCAAAAGTTGTAATATAACTGACTTAACTGGCATTTGTTACACAGAATTAATTAGTGGCAATTTTttggagggaaggaaaattaGTTCTGTAACTTGCAGTCATTGTATAAAGGAAATGAGAGAGTTAGTATTTCATTCGCTAGTTCAAAGCATGCATTTTTGAGGGGGTGAAAAATATAGACTTCTTGGTGTCTATACATGCCAAACAAAAATCCTCTCTTTTTGGGGGGGTCTCTTGATGGTTCTTTTGAACTTTCAGGAGTAACTGTTAAGTATTCAAAATCATAAGGTTAACTGGATTAtccacagttttaaaatattcttggtAATATTTCTGAAACTGTAGTTCAATTTTGCTTCTGTTACTACACGACATTCAACAGTACCATCCCCCCTTCCTAACAGAGGTATACTGGCAGGCTGTTGTGGTTAGGTTTGTTACTATTAAGATTATTGATTATTGGttgattattatttattattattaataatattttttttactgtatggACTTTTACTCGTAGTTAAAAATAGTATAGGACATGAAAAATTATACCAAAACTAAGAATGTGTTgacacaaaaaattaattttaattgcaCTTCAGTGAGTTCATACTAGACTTATGTAGGCTGGAAGCATCACTCAAACTATCAGTTGCTACTAGAAGTGATGTTTCAAGGGTAACTTTTCAGTAACTGTGCCACATTATGCAGATAAAAGCAGTAGTTAACACTAAACATCTAAAAGGTTTTTAGAGAGTAGAATGAGCATTTTAGCTGCGAGGAGCAGAGTGTGTTAAGTGAGGAGGCCATTTTAGTTCAGAATGCTAAAGAAATGAGATCTAAAATGATTTGCTTAATTTTAGAAGGTAACAATTTCTGCAAGGCAAGATAAGGAAAACCTTTTAAAGTAGAGGAATAGAAAGCAACTTGAAATCCTCAAATTTTAAGTGGCATTGGAGCAATTAGAAACCAGATTATTGAAAtgcaatttgttttctcttttcttcttgtttcttctctATAGAAACCTCAGCCACACTTCAACAAAATGCAACGGAGTCTATTACATACTGCATCTCAGCTGGCACATGGGACATGTTTGGTTTTTCCTCGCACTAGTATCTTTCAGTGCTTAAAAGGACAAGCAGTCTTGTCTAATGTTGGATGCAAAGCGATTCTGGCCCTGGACCCTCCTAAACAATGTCTTCATGCAGGTGCAGCATGCTTTGCCTCAAAGAAAAGTGTGTTTTCATCACAGACAGCAGACACTCCTCACAAAGTACCAGAAGAGAGAAATCCATTGACTTCGGCCACTGGTACATCCAAGCAGAAGGGCCCTGTGGAGTCAGAGTCTTCAGATCCTGATCCATTACAAGACAAATCAATTAGTCTCGTTCAGAGAttcaaaaaaacttttaaacagTATGGAAAAGTCATGATTCCAGTCCATCTTCTGACTTCCACTGTATGGTTTGGGTCCTTTTACTATGCAGCCATGAAGTAAGTTGATATTTTGTTGCAGTGCCTGATACTGCTGTTGAATTGAGACTGACTTTCACAGGTGAAAGgacataaaaattattattacatgTTAAAAAGTGCCTTTATATGTAATAGGGAAATTAGGCTATGTTTTTAACTGAAGCACAAGATTAATATCACAAGTATGTAGGATTCATGAGTGTCACATACATACTGTTATTATGCAGTTATTGCTTTATACCAGATGTGTTGCTAACATTTTAAGGAATGCTCATCTCCACAAAACATGCATGGATGTAAACAGCATTGAAATTATTAGTAACATCTCACAAGGTAAAGATAGGGGTTTGGAATCCTGATTACGAATTGCTAGGCGAGATCTTTATAgacatgttctttttttgttgttggacTTGAGGGATATTTCACCACTTCTTCCCTCCTTCATCCCCAGTCCTCCCTCATCATTGGACTTTCACATCATTCACCTCCCTCTGAGCTCCTCACAAGCCATGTGtatcttttcctgtttcctgtctttcctgCCTTCCACTGAAAAAATTGCTACTGTAGGCCAGACATTTGAAttggaaattaaatatttgtgtggctaaaaaaagataaattatgtATTCTAATTTTAGTTTCTTTCAGCTATAGCGCATGCCAGATACTGTTCTGGAAAATGGcatttattaggaaaaaaacctgctataTCAGCTATGAGCTGCTAGTTCAGATGAAAGAGGTTTTATTTATCTGCAAATGGTTTGCTAAATGTGAGTAAATGTTTATCTCTGGATTGCTAGTGTTGTATATTTAATAATAGAAAGCATGAAACAATGACAGTTCACGGCGGCAAGGATGGGGCTTTGACATCAGAATGCCTTACTGTACAAGTGTTTGTTTTAGTTACTCTAACTAGCTGGCATAATTGCCCTTTCTTGGAGCTATAGATCCAAATGTCATTCTAAATTTAGCTCATGTCAGAGTAATAAAGGTCTTgagctataaaaatatt
This sequence is a window from Pelecanus crispus isolate bPelCri1 chromosome 2, bPelCri1.pri, whole genome shotgun sequence. Protein-coding genes within it:
- the FAM210A gene encoding protein FAM210A, with translation MQRSLLHTASQLAHGTCLVFPRTSIFQCLKGQAVLSNVGCKAILALDPPKQCLHAGAACFASKKSVFSSQTADTPHKVPEERNPLTSATGTSKQKGPVESESSDPDPLQDKSISLVQRFKKTFKQYGKVMIPVHLLTSTVWFGSFYYAAMKGVNVVPFLELIGLPDSIINILKNSQSGNALTAYALYKIATPARYTVTLGGTSITVKCLRKSGYMSTPPPVKEYLQDRMEETKDKITEKMEETKDKITEKMEETKDKITEKIQETKDKVSFKKIKD